In Lentibacillus amyloliquefaciens, one DNA window encodes the following:
- a CDS encoding toxic anion resistance protein: MSEHDKKSSSGLDGLLENPFGGENTNHITGQDNKPERLFDTLTKENQEKALNLKKQIDPENYQSITEYGTEAQSKLHEFSHSMLEHVQKNDTGEIGSILEDLMKKLEEVNPNELKPEKRGVLSRMFGKISNSINEMLSRYQKTGAQIDRISVKLDNYKSALTKDNDLLQQVFDKNKEYFDALNIYIAAGEVKREELETELIPDLKQKAEQSGSQMDVQEVNDMMQFAERLDKRVHDLKLSRQLTTQSAPQIRLIQNTNQALVEKIQSSILTAIPLWKNQIAIALTLIRQRHAMEAQKQVSQTTNDLLLKNSEMLKTNSTETAKENERGLVDIETLKQTQENLLTTIEETITIQTEGREKRHQAEKELMNMEDELKTKLLEFK, from the coding sequence ATGAGCGAACATGATAAAAAATCCTCTTCAGGTCTGGATGGCTTATTGGAAAATCCATTTGGCGGAGAAAATACGAATCATATAACGGGCCAAGACAACAAACCAGAAAGACTGTTTGATACACTTACGAAAGAAAATCAAGAGAAAGCGTTGAACTTGAAAAAGCAGATTGACCCGGAGAATTATCAGTCGATTACAGAATACGGAACAGAAGCTCAATCAAAACTTCACGAGTTCTCGCATTCAATGCTTGAACATGTCCAAAAAAACGATACGGGCGAAATCGGCAGTATTCTGGAAGACTTGATGAAAAAACTGGAAGAGGTTAACCCGAACGAACTAAAGCCTGAGAAGCGTGGTGTGTTATCACGTATGTTCGGTAAAATTTCGAATTCCATAAATGAAATGCTTTCGAGGTATCAAAAAACAGGCGCACAAATTGATAGGATCAGTGTGAAGCTTGATAACTATAAAAGTGCACTAACAAAAGACAACGACCTGCTGCAGCAAGTATTTGACAAGAATAAAGAGTATTTCGACGCACTGAATATTTATATTGCAGCCGGCGAGGTTAAGCGTGAGGAGCTGGAAACAGAGCTTATTCCTGATTTAAAACAGAAAGCCGAACAATCCGGCAGTCAGATGGATGTGCAGGAAGTAAATGATATGATGCAATTCGCTGAACGCCTTGACAAGCGTGTACATGATCTGAAGCTGAGCCGCCAGCTTACAACACAAAGTGCACCACAGATCCGATTGATTCAAAATACAAACCAGGCACTCGTCGAAAAAATCCAATCATCTATTTTGACAGCTATTCCACTTTGGAAAAATCAGATAGCCATTGCACTGACACTGATCCGGCAGCGCCATGCGATGGAGGCACAAAAGCAAGTATCACAAACAACGAATGATCTGCTCCTGAAAAATTCCGAGATGCTTAAAACGAATTCGACTGAAACAGCAAAAGAGAACGAACGCGGCCTTGTTGACATCGAAACATTAAAACAAACCCAGGAAAACTTGCTGACAACAATAGAAGAAACGATAACAATCCAAACGGAAGGCAGAGAAAAGCGGCATCAGGCTGAAAAAGAACTGATGAATATGGAAGACGAACTGAAAACAAAACTGCTGGAATTCAAATAA
- a CDS encoding D-serine ammonia-lyase, with amino-acid sequence MVFTKPEIIEWQSQYPILKDIMDLNPVFWSNPNLKNVEEMDSLPLSREDIEEAELRWQRFAPFLERAFPETSSTNGIIESPLEEISQMKEEYLPDMEGTFYLKCDHELPVAGSIKARGGFYEVLQYAEKLALESGILRKDENYDVFSTDRFKSFFNQYSIGVGSTGNLGLSIGIISAKLGFNVSVYMSMDAKQWKKDLLRENGAEVLEFEGDFSEAILAGREATEADPNGYFIDDEDSEHLFLGYSVAALRLEKQLKEKGITVDADHPLIVYLPCGVGGSPGGITFGMKHVLGNHVHCIFVEPTHSPSVLIGLLTGEMDNVSVHDFGIDNRTEADGLAVGRPSRFATIISDQLVSGIYTIEDNGLYRQLANLADSEGIYLEPSAASGLIGPDRIYPYTEANNIKLSHATHIAWSTGGSLVPDDHMAVFYNKGKSLG; translated from the coding sequence ATGGTTTTTACAAAACCGGAAATAATTGAATGGCAAAGTCAATACCCGATTCTTAAAGACATTATGGATTTAAATCCTGTTTTCTGGTCGAATCCAAACCTCAAAAATGTGGAAGAAATGGATTCTTTGCCTCTATCACGTGAAGATATTGAAGAGGCTGAATTGCGATGGCAGCGTTTTGCTCCATTTCTGGAAAGGGCATTTCCGGAAACAAGCAGTACGAATGGCATCATTGAGTCACCTCTCGAAGAAATCAGTCAAATGAAAGAAGAATACTTGCCTGACATGGAGGGGACATTTTATCTGAAGTGTGACCACGAACTGCCCGTAGCGGGTTCCATTAAAGCAAGAGGCGGTTTTTATGAAGTTCTTCAGTATGCCGAAAAACTGGCCTTGGAATCAGGCATATTGCGTAAAGATGAGAATTATGATGTCTTTTCGACAGATCGTTTTAAATCATTTTTCAATCAGTATTCGATCGGTGTAGGGTCAACCGGAAATCTGGGGTTAAGTATCGGTATCATAAGTGCAAAGCTTGGGTTTAATGTTTCAGTATATATGTCGATGGATGCAAAACAATGGAAAAAAGACTTACTGCGTGAGAATGGTGCTGAAGTACTGGAATTTGAAGGTGATTTCAGCGAGGCTATTTTAGCAGGCAGGGAAGCGACAGAGGCAGACCCAAACGGTTATTTTATTGATGATGAAGATTCCGAACATTTATTTCTGGGTTATAGTGTTGCTGCACTCAGATTGGAAAAACAACTGAAAGAAAAAGGCATAACCGTGGATGCGGATCATCCGTTAATTGTCTATCTTCCGTGTGGTGTAGGCGGTTCTCCAGGCGGTATTACTTTTGGGATGAAGCATGTTCTGGGCAATCATGTTCACTGTATTTTTGTTGAGCCGACCCATTCGCCATCTGTTCTAATTGGCCTTTTAACCGGGGAAATGGACAATGTCAGTGTCCATGATTTTGGTATTGATAACCGAACAGAAGCAGACGGGCTTGCTGTCGGACGGCCATCCCGTTTTGCGACAATAATCAGTGATCAATTAGTCAGTGGTATTTATACAATTGAAGATAATGGATTGTATCGTCAGCTTGCTAATCTTGCTGATAGTGAAGGCATTTATTTGGAGCCCTCAGCTGCCTCAGGACTGATTGGACCAGACCGTATATATCCTTATACTGAAGCGAATAATATTAAACTCAGTCATGCCACCCATATAGCATGGTCTACTGGCGGTTCACTTGTACCTGATGATCATATGGCCGTTTTTTACAATAAAGGGAAGAGTTTAGGATAG
- a CDS encoding RlpA-like double-psi beta-barrel domain-containing protein, whose amino-acid sequence MMFSENPYFKNMYPFAYRPYESQQYNFYDPDFRQQQVSGQATWTEGGRITQCGIPWSDNLYMTAAVGENSSYQCGETLQIIYPVTGRSVLIEVVDKVPNYPQNRLNLHRRVFEALGANPQQGVIDIQIHPISNLNQQQWGRYLLRIVQSAYSGYSVAGQTFIGKTEESPTRTEETYEYQLQSGQETITVRARAIYNPRNNRIISIDISEA is encoded by the coding sequence ATGATGTTTTCAGAAAATCCCTATTTTAAAAACATGTACCCCTTTGCTTATCGCCCCTATGAAAGTCAGCAGTATAATTTTTATGATCCTGATTTCCGCCAGCAGCAGGTAAGCGGCCAGGCAACTTGGACAGAAGGCGGACGGATTACTCAATGCGGCATTCCCTGGTCAGATAATTTATACATGACAGCGGCAGTTGGAGAGAATTCGTCTTATCAATGCGGGGAAACATTGCAAATTATTTACCCCGTCACTGGCAGATCCGTTTTGATTGAAGTCGTTGATAAGGTTCCGAATTATCCACAGAACAGACTTAATCTCCATCGCAGAGTATTTGAAGCGCTGGGCGCCAATCCTCAGCAAGGTGTGATTGACATTCAAATCCACCCTATTTCCAACCTGAATCAGCAGCAATGGGGGAGATATTTACTGAGAATTGTTCAATCAGCCTATTCCGGTTACAGTGTGGCTGGTCAAACCTTCATCGGCAAAACAGAAGAATCGCCAACACGAACAGAAGAAACATATGAATATCAACTCCAGTCAGGACAAGAGACAATTACAGTCAGAGCGAGGGCAATTTATAATCCGCGTAATAACAGAATCATTTCGATTGATATCAGTGAAGCTTAA
- a CDS encoding dynamin family protein → MITEAIQTGFTKEHLAKLYQTMLDNDDSKSAEKMLQIAQKWINQEFMISFTGHFSAGKSSMINHLLEKSILPKSPIPTSANVVKITSGKGKAHIHTDKGIVIEYEEPYEIDMIKEYAKERGTIKEIEISTKEAILPDGCTIIDTPGIDAADDADRLITESSMHLVDALFYVMDYNHVQSEVNLHFLKKVQKHNIPFYIIINQIDKHNEEELAFDEFCRKINQTFEQWGIFPEIIYYSSLIDMASSHSQIDDIKQTLFLLLTKDKDTFLNVERSVRQVVNEHKSHLRQEYESEAAELQPEDSDAAGRLKELDIKIERLNNLSGDLEKDFRTALNTTLKNAYLMPANLRDMAHSYLESQQQDFKIGLFGSSKKTVEARRKREADFLAGLQETIETSVQWRLRDKLLNLFQSYGLYNQALMQQVQNMSIVYDASDLSSLIKPGATVNGDYVLHYTEDLKDDIKQKYKQEALKLLDSAYEEIKDKTANELAELELERANAANVHEQYEMNEKLKNDLEEKTREIDDALTTPKATDEDWQEIQKALATTKKIIKTHDASFFKDEAESVIEEPNAAETEKLTAEPAYQADSILSDLEKVIDTVEDLPGFRSIIADLQHKHSRLGSREFTVALFGAFSAGKSSLANALIGEHVLPSAPNPTTAVINRIHPVNANQKHGDVIVKMKDEATLISDLKSLLHQFEPEPDDFDALLDWVMKNKIHQNNQLDKTQQAYLNALLEGYHDRKTEIGREITIELDEFASFVTNETIASFIESVDLYYDCNLTREGITLVDTPGADSINARHTNVAFDYIKYADAILYVTYYNHAFSRTDKDFLMQLGRVKDSFQLDKMFFVMNASDLAEDSSEIEMVQQYIIEQLTTLGIRFPRLFPVSSRRSLEEKQQHIGLNDQMKAFEHAFDNFIHNELASMTIQSAIRDIRRANQSVTHFLNSTQMNEEEKKRARQDLIEKQTSLRKLTQEIDIGLYEQKIRQKIEKQLYFVLERFSIRFHDMFKETFNPATITDSGKKATQQLKSSLINLLDYAGYELLQELRAVSLRIESFIEEIKHDVYLDYTNKSSHIDAGFLLPHFEETDLVTPDYEQAFFNLAIQTFDIELKEFNGTKAFFAKNEKEAMKENLFNRLYPYADEYVTENHTRMHTSYIQQWNTMIENMKYFIDEHIDNYIDNQFQIISDQSIDLETLRQKEAKLISILANYEELN, encoded by the coding sequence ATGATAACTGAAGCTATACAAACTGGATTTACCAAAGAGCATTTGGCGAAACTTTATCAGACAATGCTCGATAACGATGATAGTAAAAGTGCAGAAAAAATGTTGCAGATTGCGCAAAAGTGGATTAATCAGGAGTTTATGATCAGTTTTACTGGTCATTTTTCTGCCGGGAAATCTTCTATGATCAACCACCTCCTGGAAAAATCGATCCTGCCTAAGAGCCCAATTCCCACCAGTGCCAATGTTGTTAAAATAACATCAGGCAAAGGAAAAGCTCACATCCATACAGATAAAGGAATTGTAATTGAATACGAAGAACCGTATGAGATTGATATGATAAAAGAATATGCAAAAGAGAGAGGTACGATTAAAGAAATTGAAATCAGCACTAAAGAAGCTATTTTGCCTGATGGATGTACGATTATTGATACGCCCGGAATTGATGCAGCAGATGATGCAGACCGTTTGATCACTGAATCATCCATGCACCTTGTCGATGCTCTTTTTTATGTGATGGATTATAATCATGTTCAATCAGAGGTTAACTTGCACTTTTTAAAAAAGGTGCAGAAACATAATATACCGTTCTATATCATTATTAATCAGATTGATAAACATAATGAGGAAGAATTAGCTTTTGATGAGTTTTGTCGAAAAATTAATCAAACGTTCGAACAATGGGGTATTTTTCCTGAAATAATCTATTATTCTTCTTTAATCGACATGGCCTCTTCGCATAGTCAGATAGACGATATTAAACAAACATTATTTTTACTATTGACTAAGGATAAAGATACCTTCTTAAATGTTGAACGTTCCGTTAGGCAGGTGGTTAATGAGCATAAGAGCCATTTGCGACAAGAGTATGAATCTGAAGCAGCGGAATTACAACCTGAAGATAGCGATGCCGCCGGCCGGCTAAAAGAATTGGACATTAAAATTGAACGTTTAAATAATCTGTCCGGGGACTTAGAAAAAGACTTTCGAACAGCGCTTAATACGACACTGAAAAACGCTTATCTGATGCCGGCGAACTTGCGGGATATGGCACATTCCTATTTGGAGTCACAGCAGCAGGACTTTAAAATTGGGCTTTTCGGTTCAAGTAAAAAAACAGTTGAAGCGCGCCGCAAAAGGGAAGCAGATTTTTTAGCCGGATTACAGGAAACGATTGAAACATCAGTTCAATGGAGGCTTCGCGATAAACTGTTGAACTTGTTCCAATCATATGGCTTGTATAATCAGGCGTTAATGCAGCAAGTGCAAAATATGTCGATTGTTTATGATGCGAGTGACCTCAGTTCATTAATCAAACCGGGGGCGACCGTAAACGGTGACTATGTACTTCATTATACCGAGGACCTTAAAGATGACATTAAACAGAAATATAAACAGGAAGCACTTAAACTATTGGATTCAGCTTATGAAGAAATCAAAGACAAAACAGCAAATGAACTGGCTGAATTAGAATTGGAACGTGCTAATGCGGCAAACGTTCATGAACAATATGAAATGAATGAAAAGCTTAAAAATGATTTAGAAGAAAAGACACGTGAAATTGATGATGCATTAACAACCCCGAAGGCAACAGATGAAGACTGGCAAGAAATTCAAAAAGCATTAGCAACAACAAAAAAAATCATCAAAACGCATGACGCATCATTTTTTAAAGATGAAGCTGAATCCGTAATTGAAGAACCGAATGCGGCTGAAACTGAAAAGCTCACAGCTGAACCTGCGTATCAAGCTGACAGTATTTTATCTGATCTGGAAAAGGTAATTGATACAGTTGAAGATCTCCCCGGCTTCCGTTCAATCATAGCCGATTTACAGCATAAACACAGCCGATTAGGCAGCCGTGAATTCACGGTCGCTCTATTTGGTGCATTCAGTGCAGGGAAATCTTCCCTTGCAAATGCGCTGATTGGTGAACATGTTCTGCCGTCAGCACCTAACCCGACGACGGCTGTCATTAATCGGATCCATCCTGTAAATGCGAATCAAAAGCATGGTGATGTCATTGTGAAAATGAAAGATGAAGCAACGCTCATCAGTGATTTAAAATCGCTGCTTCATCAGTTTGAACCGGAACCCGATGATTTTGATGCTTTACTGGATTGGGTAATGAAAAACAAAATTCATCAGAACAATCAATTGGATAAAACACAACAGGCGTATTTGAATGCCCTTTTGGAAGGGTATCATGACCGGAAAACTGAAATCGGCCGGGAAATAACAATTGAACTCGACGAATTTGCATCTTTCGTAACGAATGAAACCATTGCAAGCTTCATTGAGTCAGTTGATCTTTATTACGATTGTAATCTGACAAGAGAGGGTATCACGCTTGTTGATACACCTGGTGCTGATTCGATCAATGCCAGACATACGAATGTTGCATTTGACTACATTAAATATGCTGATGCGATACTATATGTAACCTATTATAACCATGCCTTTTCACGGACTGATAAAGATTTTCTCATGCAGCTCGGACGTGTCAAAGATTCTTTTCAGCTGGATAAGATGTTTTTTGTCATGAATGCTTCTGATCTGGCTGAGGACTCCTCAGAAATCGAAATGGTGCAGCAATATATAATCGAGCAGCTGACAACGTTAGGTATTCGATTTCCACGATTGTTTCCGGTATCAAGCAGACGTTCTCTGGAAGAAAAACAGCAGCACATCGGTTTGAATGATCAGATGAAGGCGTTTGAACATGCCTTTGATAACTTTATTCATAACGAATTAGCGTCCATGACGATTCAATCAGCCATCAGAGATATCAGGCGGGCAAATCAATCAGTTACGCATTTCCTGAACTCAACGCAAATGAACGAAGAAGAGAAGAAACGTGCTCGACAGGATTTAATCGAAAAGCAAACCTCTTTGAGAAAGCTGACGCAAGAAATAGACATTGGTTTGTATGAACAGAAAATCAGACAAAAAATTGAGAAACAGTTATATTTTGTGCTCGAACGCTTTTCGATTCGCTTTCACGATATGTTTAAAGAAACGTTTAATCCTGCAACGATTACCGATTCAGGCAAAAAAGCAACTCAGCAATTAAAAAGCAGCCTGATAAATCTTCTCGACTATGCTGGGTATGAATTATTACAAGAGTTACGGGCAGTTTCACTACGGATTGAGTCATTTATTGAAGAGATCAAACACGACGTATATCTCGATTATACAAATAAAAGCAGTCATATTGATGCAGGGTTTCTTCTGCCCCATTTTGAAGAAACAGACTTGGTGACACCTGATTATGAGCAGGCATTTTTCAATCTCGCCATCCAGACATTTGATATAGAACTGAAAGAATTCAATGGGACTAAAGCCTTTTTTGCTAAAAATGAAAAAGAAGCCATGAAAGAAAATCTTTTTAATCGTTTATATCCGTATGCAGATGAATATGTCACCGAAAATCACACACGAATGCACACATCGTATATTCAGCAGTGGAACACGATGATCGAGAATATGAAATATTTCATTGATGAACATATTGACAACTATATTGACAATCAATTTCAGATAATAAGTGATCAGTCAATTGACCTTGAAACATTGAGGCAAAAAGAAGCTAAACTCATTTCGATTTTAGCGAATTATGAGGAGTTGAACTGA
- a CDS encoding 5'-3' exonuclease: MLVDGMALLFRGFFATAFRGNFMKTSKGLPTNGVYQFMRYFLDAVDKFTPSHVICCWDMGSKTFRTELYNDYKGNRSEPPEELIPQFELIKEVVDAFDIPNVGLENFEADDCIGTLARQHATDIDVLILTGDQDILQLVDDGISVAIMRKGIGNYEVFEKDTFPGQKGIQPKQIVDLKGLMGDTSDNYPGVKGIGEKTALKLIQEYGTIEQIIESINKLPKGVQKKIRDNMDMLQLSRQLAEIKCDISVKCSLEDAAWHYDKRIVESKFRDLELGNLVKLVN; encoded by the coding sequence ATGCTTGTCGATGGTATGGCATTACTTTTCCGGGGATTTTTTGCGACAGCATTCAGAGGAAATTTCATGAAAACAAGTAAAGGTCTCCCGACTAACGGTGTTTATCAATTCATGCGCTATTTTCTTGATGCAGTGGACAAATTTACACCCTCTCATGTTATTTGCTGCTGGGATATGGGGAGCAAGACATTTCGCACGGAACTGTACAATGATTATAAGGGAAACCGGTCTGAGCCCCCTGAAGAGCTGATTCCGCAGTTCGAACTTATCAAGGAGGTTGTCGATGCTTTCGATATTCCCAATGTAGGATTGGAAAATTTTGAAGCGGATGATTGTATCGGTACGCTGGCAAGACAGCATGCCACAGATATTGACGTTTTGATTTTAACGGGTGATCAGGATATTTTGCAGCTGGTCGATGATGGTATTTCTGTTGCGATTATGCGCAAGGGAATCGGCAACTATGAAGTATTTGAGAAAGATACATTTCCCGGCCAAAAAGGTATTCAACCGAAACAGATTGTTGATCTGAAAGGTTTAATGGGCGATACTTCCGATAATTATCCGGGGGTGAAGGGAATTGGTGAAAAAACGGCTTTAAAATTGATTCAGGAATACGGAACGATTGAACAAATTATTGAGAGTATCAATAAACTTCCGAAAGGTGTCCAAAAGAAAATCCGGGACAATATGGACATGCTGCAATTATCCAGACAACTGGCCGAAATCAAGTGTGATATATCAGTCAAGTGTTCCTTGGAAGATGCAGCTTGGCATTATGATAAACGCATTGTTGAGAGTAAGTTTCGGGATCTGGAGCTTGGCAATTTAGTCAAGCTGGTCAATTAA
- a CDS encoding FAD-dependent oxidoreductase: protein MNSDINIPQFPKSYWQQSVSLPDFPKLSESIKTDIGIVGGGITGITAAYLLTKEGLDVTLIDAGQILNGVTGHTTAKITAQHGIIYDELIKHFGKDNATLYHQACLDAKQFIENTIRTHHIDCDYQQEDAYIFTNSDAYLSQLETEKEAYNQLDIDSELSNSMPLEIPVKSVLKMKNQAQFHPLKYLKILADEALSNGLQIYEETTATDVEHNKRPAIITREGERINCQYVIQASHYPFYDGEGFYPTRMYPERSYIVAVKTPQHFPGGMYINAESPTHSVRSVNMDDEDLWLIAGENHKPGQGQSTMKHYEALQDYAAKHFGISEYVYRWSAQDLTTMDKVPYIGPVTKNEDNVFVATGYRKWGMTNGTIAAQIITDRILDKDNPYHKLYTPSRFQADPSIREFTKMNADVAKHMIRGKLEYTNDNVSSLKTDDATVTRVNGKRTGVYKDEDNQLYAVDTTCKHLGCEVNWNSGDRTWDCPCHGSRYSYTGEVIEGPAKEPLNKVELEQQ, encoded by the coding sequence ATGAACAGCGACATAAATATACCACAGTTTCCTAAAAGCTATTGGCAACAATCTGTCTCATTGCCTGATTTCCCGAAACTCAGTGAATCCATTAAGACTGATATCGGCATTGTCGGCGGAGGAATCACAGGAATTACCGCCGCTTATTTACTGACAAAAGAGGGATTGGACGTTACATTAATTGATGCAGGTCAAATTTTAAATGGCGTTACAGGTCATACGACAGCCAAAATAACCGCACAACATGGGATTATTTACGATGAATTAATCAAGCATTTTGGAAAAGATAATGCCACGCTTTATCATCAGGCATGCTTGGATGCTAAACAATTTATTGAAAACACAATCCGGACACACCATATAGACTGTGACTACCAACAGGAAGATGCGTATATTTTCACCAATTCAGATGCGTATTTATCTCAGCTGGAGACTGAAAAGGAAGCTTATAATCAGCTTGATATAGACAGTGAATTATCAAACAGCATGCCGCTTGAAATACCGGTTAAATCTGTCCTCAAAATGAAAAATCAGGCACAGTTTCATCCGCTAAAATATTTAAAAATACTTGCAGATGAAGCCCTCAGTAATGGATTGCAAATATATGAAGAGACGACTGCCACCGATGTCGAACACAACAAGCGTCCAGCCATTATTACCCGGGAAGGGGAGCGGATTAACTGTCAATACGTTATTCAAGCTTCCCATTATCCATTTTATGACGGTGAGGGTTTTTATCCGACCCGAATGTACCCGGAACGATCCTATATAGTTGCCGTGAAAACACCGCAACACTTTCCAGGCGGCATGTATATAAATGCTGAATCACCGACTCATTCAGTCAGGTCGGTAAACATGGATGATGAGGATTTATGGCTGATTGCCGGAGAGAATCATAAACCGGGTCAGGGTCAATCAACAATGAAGCATTATGAAGCCTTGCAGGATTATGCAGCAAAGCACTTCGGCATATCCGAATATGTTTACAGATGGTCTGCACAAGATTTAACAACAATGGACAAGGTTCCTTATATTGGACCGGTTACAAAGAATGAAGATAACGTTTTCGTGGCAACCGGATACCGCAAATGGGGAATGACAAATGGTACCATCGCGGCCCAAATCATCACTGACCGAATTCTGGATAAAGATAACCCGTATCACAAACTTTACACACCTTCACGATTCCAGGCTGATCCTTCTATACGAGAATTCACAAAGATGAACGCTGATGTTGCTAAACACATGATACGGGGAAAGCTTGAATATACCAATGATAACGTGAGCAGTCTCAAAACTGATGATGCAACCGTCACCAGAGTAAATGGCAAACGTACAGGTGTGTATAAGGATGAAGATAATCAGCTATATGCTGTCGATACAACATGTAAACACCTTGGCTGTGAAGTCAACTGGAATTCAGGAGACCGAACGTGGGATTGTCCATGCCATGGATCACGCTATTCCTATACAGGCGAGGTTATCGAAGGTCCGGCAAAAGAACCATTGAATAAAGTTGAATTGGAACAACAATAA
- a CDS encoding 5-bromo-4-chloroindolyl phosphate hydrolysis family protein, whose translation MRRFFSFIFRTTIGTSTAFLTGVISFFVLDAALLMSGLYAAVGGGTSYLLTKEVMHFRFLRQKGLTRKEYKYINENLIEAKTKIKRLQQTLSGIRNMRQAKEYLNILITVRKIYTNTKRDPQRFYKAEAFYYKHLDSLVTLMEKYAYLKSQPTNSEKINQSLKDTSKTITQLNATIQKDLHVMLRDDINTLHFELDVANQSFGKTDKHESEAIK comes from the coding sequence ATGCGACGATTTTTTTCTTTTATATTCCGTACGACAATAGGAACATCAACTGCCTTCCTGACAGGGGTGATCAGTTTTTTCGTGCTTGATGCAGCTTTGCTGATGTCAGGTTTATATGCTGCTGTTGGCGGCGGGACAAGCTACCTTCTAACAAAAGAAGTTATGCATTTTCGTTTCTTGCGGCAAAAAGGGCTGACACGAAAAGAATATAAATATATTAACGAAAACCTTATTGAAGCAAAGACCAAGATCAAACGTCTGCAGCAGACATTATCCGGCATCCGCAATATGCGGCAGGCAAAAGAATACTTGAACATACTTATCACTGTCCGAAAAATTTATACGAATACAAAAAGGGATCCGCAACGCTTCTATAAGGCGGAGGCCTTTTATTACAAACATCTCGATTCACTTGTCACACTAATGGAAAAATATGCCTATCTGAAATCACAACCAACCAATTCTGAGAAAATTAATCAATCACTGAAAGATACTTCGAAAACCATCACACAATTAAACGCAACCATTCAAAAAGACCTCCATGTGATGTTGCGTGACGATATAAACACACTTCATTTTGAACTGGATGTTGCAAATCAATCATTTGGAAAAACAGATAAACATGAAAGTGAGGCTATTAAATGA
- the cysK gene encoding cysteine synthase A, with the protein MKVAQNMTELIGQTPLVKLHHVVPEDAADIYLKLESFNPSKSVKDRAAFNMIHMAEKEGLIESGATIIEPTSGNTGIGLAMGAAAKGYKAIMVMPDNSTLERRNILRAYGAEVVLTPSEDKMPGAIQKANELHEKIPNSFIPQQFENQANSDIHRSTTAVEIYEQMDGQLDAFVATAGTGGTITGTGEVLKEKLPNLHIAVAEPEGSPVLSGGKPGSHNLVGTSPGFVPDILNTSIYDEILQIKDEDAVSMFKMLPQKEGIFIGLSGAAAVFAAIKVAKRLGKGKKLVCIAPDTGERYLSMNLFDE; encoded by the coding sequence ATGAAAGTGGCACAAAACATGACAGAATTAATCGGGCAAACACCACTTGTCAAGCTGCACCACGTGGTACCGGAAGATGCAGCTGATATTTATTTGAAACTGGAATCGTTTAATCCGAGTAAAAGTGTCAAAGACAGAGCTGCCTTCAACATGATTCATATGGCTGAAAAAGAAGGGCTGATTGAGTCGGGTGCAACGATTATTGAACCAACAAGCGGAAATACTGGAATAGGATTGGCAATGGGTGCCGCTGCTAAAGGTTATAAAGCCATTATGGTTATGCCGGATAACAGCACATTGGAACGCCGCAACATTTTACGGGCATATGGTGCAGAAGTGGTGTTAACGCCAAGTGAAGACAAGATGCCCGGTGCAATCCAAAAAGCAAATGAACTGCATGAAAAAATCCCGAACAGTTTTATTCCGCAACAGTTTGAAAATCAAGCTAATTCTGATATTCACCGTTCAACAACTGCTGTTGAAATATACGAACAGATGGATGGACAGTTGGACGCATTTGTGGCAACCGCCGGAACTGGAGGTACAATTACCGGAACCGGTGAAGTGCTGAAAGAAAAATTGCCAAATTTGCATATTGCAGTTGCTGAACCAGAAGGATCACCTGTTTTATCCGGCGGGAAACCTGGATCCCATAATTTAGTCGGCACAAGCCCTGGATTTGTACCGGATATATTAAATACATCCATTTATGATGAAATTTTACAAATAAAGGATGAGGATGCTGTCAGTATGTTTAAAATGCTTCCACAAAAAGAAGGCATTTTTATCGGACTATCAGGTGCTGCTGCCGTGTTTGCAGCCATAAAAGTTGCCAAACGCCTCGGTAAAGGCAAAAAATTAGTGTGTATAGCCCCTGATACTGGTGAGCGTTATTTAAGCATGAATCTGTTTGACGAATGA